One part of the uncultured Bacteroides sp. genome encodes these proteins:
- the rfbD gene encoding dTDP-4-dehydrorhamnose reductase — protein sequence MKNILITGANGQLGNEMRLLSSENNQYNYFFTDVQELDICDEHAIQKFVTENQIDVIVNCAAYTAVDKAEDNADLCRKLNAVAPGYLAKVAESRGAAMIQVSTDYVFNGTNHVPYTEEEPTCPASVYGNTKLEGEQNVMSNCSKAIVIRTAWLYSTFGNNFVKTMIRLGNERESLGVVFDQIGTPTYARDLAKAIYAAINKGIVPGIYHFSNEGVCSWYDFTLAIHRIAGISTCKVSPLHTADYPAKAPRPHYSVLDKTKIKKTFDIEIPHWEVSLQECINDIN from the coding sequence ATGAAAAATATATTGATAACCGGTGCCAATGGTCAATTAGGCAATGAAATGCGTTTGCTTTCTTCGGAAAACAATCAATACAACTATTTTTTTACAGACGTACAAGAACTTGATATTTGTGATGAACATGCTATACAGAAGTTTGTTACAGAAAACCAAATCGATGTAATTGTGAATTGTGCAGCATATACAGCTGTAGATAAGGCGGAAGATAATGCTGATTTATGCAGAAAACTGAATGCTGTTGCTCCGGGATATCTTGCTAAAGTTGCAGAAAGCAGAGGTGCTGCTATGATTCAGGTTTCAACAGACTATGTTTTTAATGGAACCAATCACGTTCCATATACTGAAGAAGAACCAACTTGTCCTGCCTCTGTTTACGGAAATACAAAACTGGAAGGCGAACAGAATGTTATGAGTAATTGCTCAAAGGCAATTGTGATAAGAACCGCCTGGCTTTACTCTACCTTTGGAAACAACTTTGTAAAGACTATGATTCGCCTTGGCAATGAAAGAGAATCTTTGGGGGTTGTTTTTGATCAGATAGGAACACCAACTTATGCGCGTGATCTTGCCAAAGCAATTTATGCAGCTATTAATAAAGGTATTGTTCCGGGTATTTACCACTTTAGCAATGAAGGAGTTTGTTCATGGTACGATTTTACACTTGCCATTCATCGCATAGCCGGAATCAGCACATGCAAAGTGAGTCCTCTTCATACTGCCGATTATCCTGCAAAAGCACCACGCCCTCATTATTCTGTATTAGATAAAACAAAAATAAAAAAGACTTTTGATATTGAAATCCCTCACTGGGAGGTGAGCTTACAAGAGTGCATAAATGATATTAATTAA
- a CDS encoding DUF5020 family protein, whose translation MKQRKLLLIILLAACQFVAAQNLQLHYDFRHALHSKVAPENYITSTFEMFKPDKWGSTFMFVDMDYNQSKGNIGTAYWEIARDFKIGKCPIMPHIEYNGGAGNAEGFGFSIANAYLVGASYPFSCGNANFSTYIAYKYNAFEKASNDVQWTGTWGIPLLDNKLTLSGFIDVWTENKDRSGVESGKKVILLTEPQIWYNINSKLSVGSEIEISNNFYTGYENKAYVCPTIAAKWNF comes from the coding sequence ATGAAACAAAGGAAATTACTCTTAATTATCTTATTGGCAGCATGTCAATTTGTTGCTGCACAAAATCTTCAGTTACATTACGATTTCAGACATGCTCTTCACAGCAAAGTCGCTCCAGAAAATTACATAACTTCAACATTCGAAATGTTTAAACCTGATAAATGGGGTTCTACTTTTATGTTTGTTGATATGGATTACAACCAAAGTAAGGGAAATATTGGAACTGCTTATTGGGAAATTGCACGTGATTTCAAAATTGGGAAATGCCCTATCATGCCACATATTGAATACAATGGCGGAGCAGGTAATGCAGAAGGTTTCGGATTTTCAATCGCTAACGCTTATTTAGTAGGAGCGTCTTATCCATTTAGCTGTGGAAATGCCAATTTCAGCACATATATTGCTTACAAATACAATGCCTTTGAAAAAGCAAGTAATGATGTTCAATGGACAGGTACATGGGGTATTCCTTTACTAGATAACAAACTAACTCTTTCTGGATTCATTGATGTTTGGACAGAAAATAAAGATCGTTCAGGAGTAGAATCAGGAAAAAAGGTTATTTTGCTTACAGAACCTCAGATCTGGTATAACATTAATTCTAAGTTATCTGTAGGTTCAGAAATTGAAATCAGCAACAATTTCTATACAGGTTACGAAAATAAAGCTTATGTATGCCCCACTATAGCAGCTAAATGGAATTTCTAA
- a CDS encoding LysE family transporter produces the protein MLAIEVTILDLLIKGFIIGVVVSAPLGPVGVLCIQRTLNKGRWYGFVTGLGASLSDIAYALLTGYGMSFIFDFISANQFYLQLLGSIVLFVFGVYTFRSNPVNSLRPASPSKGTYLHNFITAFAVTLSNPLIIFLFIGLFARFTFIAPQIHLYEKIVGYLSIALGAFTWWFLITFIVSKLRTRFNVRGIWVINRTIGVVVMVLSVLGLIFTFFGKPLY, from the coding sequence ATGTTAGCTATAGAAGTAACGATATTAGATCTGTTGATAAAAGGATTTATCATTGGAGTGGTGGTCTCTGCTCCTTTAGGCCCCGTTGGAGTGCTATGTATTCAACGTACTCTGAATAAAGGGCGATGGTATGGATTTGTTACCGGTTTGGGTGCGTCACTAAGTGATATTGCTTATGCATTATTAACTGGTTATGGGATGAGTTTTATCTTTGACTTTATTTCTGCAAATCAGTTTTATCTGCAGTTGCTGGGTAGTATAGTGCTTTTTGTTTTTGGAGTATATACTTTCAGAAGCAATCCGGTTAACTCATTACGGCCAGCATCTCCTTCCAAAGGAACTTATTTACATAATTTTATTACTGCTTTTGCGGTAACACTCTCTAATCCACTTATAATATTCCTTTTTATAGGACTTTTTGCACGCTTTACCTTTATTGCACCACAAATACATCTGTATGAAAAAATAGTAGGCTATTTATCAATAGCTTTGGGTGCGTTTACATGGTGGTTTTTAATAACATTTATAGTAAGTAAATTGCGTACAAGATTCAATGTAAGAGGTATATGGGTTATTAACCGTACAATAGGGGTAGTGGTAATGGTGCTATCTGTTCTTGGATTGATTTTTACTTTCTTTGGAAAACCACTTTACTAA
- a CDS encoding DUF4924 family protein, whose product MFIAQKLKQTNIAEYLIYMWQIEDIIRAAGCDIDKLKSSFISQYQIDEEEKAKLTQWYDDLIGMMRVEGVMEKGHLQINKNVIISLTDLHLQLLRSPKEPFYGAAYYKALPFIVELRNKNKNTEESEIETCFEALYGVMLLKLQKKEITPETSKAIETISKFLSLLSNYYEKDRSGELKLDD is encoded by the coding sequence ATGTTTATTGCACAAAAACTTAAGCAAACCAATATTGCTGAATACCTTATATACATGTGGCAGATAGAAGATATTATCCGCGCTGCCGGATGTGATATTGACAAGTTGAAATCAAGCTTTATCAGCCAGTACCAGATAGATGAAGAAGAAAAAGCTAAGTTGACTCAATGGTACGATGATTTAATAGGCATGATGCGTGTTGAAGGCGTAATGGAAAAGGGGCATCTGCAGATAAATAAGAATGTAATTATTTCATTAACAGATTTGCATTTACAATTATTACGTTCACCGAAAGAACCTTTTTATGGTGCAGCATATTATAAAGCTTTGCCTTTTATAGTGGAATTGCGTAATAAGAATAAGAATACAGAAGAGTCTGAAATTGAAACCTGTTTTGAAGCACTATATGGCGTTATGTTACTAAAACTTCAAAAAAAGGAAATTACTCCTGAAACAAGTAAAGCAATAGAAACAATATCGAAGTTTCTTTCGTTATTGTCAAACTACTATGAAAAGGATAGAAGCGGAGAATTAAAATTAGACGATTAG
- a CDS encoding NCS2 family permease: MIEKLFKLTENKTNVRKEIIAGLITFLTMSYILAVNPSILSATGMDKSALFTTTALATIIGTLLMAFLPNLPIAQAPGMGLNNFFAFTVVLTMGYSWQMALTAVFIEGLIFILLTFFNVRELIVKSIPQTLKEAIPVGIGLFITLIGMKNAGIIVGNPNTLVCMGDLANHNVWIAMIGLIITGALFAMNVHGSILIGIVIATVCGIFFGEVHTPEAGIFSLPPSIEPIFFKFDWNHIFTFDMLVVVFTFLFVNLFDTVGTLIGVASKAGFIDEKGNFPQVKKALFADALATTFGSILGTSTVTSYVESCAGVASGGRTGLTAVSTAFMFVIALFLSPLFLMVPASATAPALIIVGLFMISSIIKINFNDMTESLPAFLTIVMMPFCYSIAQGIVFGFLSYTFLKVCTGQGKKVSVAVYVIALLFLTKMVIDALHLV, encoded by the coding sequence ATGATTGAAAAACTATTTAAACTGACAGAAAATAAAACTAACGTCAGAAAAGAAATCATTGCAGGATTAATCACATTCCTGACAATGTCTTATATTTTAGCTGTTAATCCTAGTATTCTTAGTGCAACAGGGATGGACAAATCTGCCCTATTTACCACAACAGCCCTAGCCACTATTATAGGTACGCTTTTAATGGCCTTTTTACCAAACCTGCCTATTGCCCAAGCACCAGGCATGGGACTAAACAATTTCTTTGCTTTCACAGTAGTGCTAACTATGGGATACAGCTGGCAAATGGCTCTTACTGCTGTATTTATTGAAGGTTTGATTTTCATTCTTCTTACCTTCTTCAATGTACGTGAATTGATTGTAAAAAGTATCCCTCAAACATTAAAAGAGGCTATTCCCGTTGGTATCGGACTTTTCATTACTTTAATTGGTATGAAAAATGCCGGAATAATTGTTGGGAATCCTAATACTCTTGTCTGTATGGGTGATTTAGCTAATCACAATGTTTGGATTGCAATGATAGGCCTTATTATTACCGGTGCTTTATTCGCCATGAACGTTCATGGTTCTATCTTAATTGGTATTGTTATAGCAACAGTTTGTGGAATATTCTTCGGAGAGGTTCACACACCAGAAGCAGGAATTTTCTCACTACCTCCTTCTATTGAGCCTATCTTCTTTAAGTTCGATTGGAACCATATATTCACTTTTGATATGCTTGTGGTAGTATTTACCTTCTTATTCGTGAACCTATTCGATACAGTAGGAACTCTGATTGGAGTTGCATCAAAAGCTGGATTTATTGATGAAAAAGGAAACTTTCCACAAGTTAAGAAAGCCCTTTTTGCTGATGCATTAGCAACTACATTTGGTTCAATCTTAGGAACAAGTACTGTAACTTCTTATGTAGAAAGCTGCGCAGGTGTTGCTTCTGGTGGTAGAACTGGTTTAACAGCAGTAAGTACAGCATTTATGTTCGTTATAGCATTATTCCTGTCACCACTATTCCTTATGGTACCAGCTTCAGCAACTGCTCCGGCTCTTATCATCGTTGGTTTATTCATGATTTCTTCAATCATCAAAATAAACTTCAACGATATGACTGAATCTTTACCTGCATTCCTTACAATCGTAATGATGCCATTCTGCTACAGTATCGCTCAAGGTATTGTATTCGGATTCCTAAGCTACACTTTCTTAAAAGTATGCACAGGACAAGGTAAAAAGGTTTCGGTTGCTGTTTATGTAATCGCTTTATTATTCCTGACAAAGATGGTTATTGATGCTTTGCACTTAGTATAA
- a CDS encoding DUF5723 family protein: MKLRLQIIILFLLAGGTSINILAQTLNSSYFLEGATFRHQLNPAFMGERNYISIPLLGNINVGTSSNVGLTDFIYKYNDPESKYDLTTFMSSSVSREEFLGNLKTNNQIKTNFGFTILSAGFHAWGGFNTIELGVKSNSSVNLPYELFNFMKTGMDQEVYHIKNFAANSNNYVELALGHAHEINDRLTIGAKLKFLVGGANVDTKIDQMDVELTGDKWQIMANGTINTTVGGGYYKTKAENPGEITGFDVEKNAGPAGYGAGIDLGATYKIGDNFILSASVLDLGFINWKNSLKGATHNNEPFTFDGFNNIAVDPEDGDPNSVDEQFENMKDDLEDMTKFYDEGKVNRTTTLASTVNFGTEYLFLNDKMSLGALTTTHINKPYTWSQAMAALNMRPVRWLDASVNYSYSTFGSNLGWMLNIHPKGFTFFVGSDRMITNVTPQYIPTNNFNTNICFGFNITFGHCRN; this comes from the coding sequence ATGAAATTGCGTTTACAAATCATTATATTGTTCCTTTTAGCCGGAGGAACATCAATAAATATTCTGGCACAAACATTGAATTCTTCTTATTTCCTCGAAGGAGCAACTTTTCGCCATCAGTTGAATCCAGCTTTTATGGGCGAGAGAAATTATATCAGTATACCTTTGCTTGGAAATATAAATGTAGGAACTAGCAGTAATGTTGGACTTACTGATTTTATCTATAAATACAATGATCCAGAGAGTAAATACGATCTGACTACTTTTATGAGTTCGTCTGTGTCACGAGAGGAATTTCTTGGCAATTTAAAGACAAACAACCAGATAAAGACAAATTTTGGATTTACAATTCTTTCTGCGGGCTTTCATGCGTGGGGTGGATTTAATACCATTGAACTTGGAGTAAAGTCTAACAGTTCGGTGAACTTACCATACGAATTATTCAATTTTATGAAGACTGGCATGGATCAGGAGGTTTATCACATTAAAAACTTTGCAGCTAATTCTAATAATTATGTTGAACTGGCATTGGGGCATGCACATGAAATTAATGATCGGTTAACCATTGGTGCTAAGTTGAAATTCCTTGTTGGTGGTGCCAATGTTGATACGAAAATAGATCAGATGGATGTTGAACTGACTGGAGATAAATGGCAGATAATGGCTAATGGAACAATAAATACTACTGTTGGAGGAGGTTATTATAAAACAAAAGCTGAGAATCCCGGTGAGATTACCGGTTTTGATGTAGAAAAGAATGCTGGCCCTGCAGGTTATGGAGCTGGAATCGATTTAGGAGCTACTTATAAAATTGGCGATAATTTTATATTGTCTGCCTCTGTGCTCGATCTTGGATTTATCAATTGGAAGAATAGTCTTAAGGGTGCAACCCATAATAATGAGCCCTTTACTTTTGATGGTTTCAATAACATAGCAGTAGATCCAGAAGATGGAGATCCTAATAGTGTTGATGAACAATTCGAAAACATGAAAGACGATCTGGAAGATATGACTAAGTTTTACGATGAAGGAAAAGTAAACCGCACAACAACGCTTGCTTCTACTGTAAACTTTGGAACCGAATACTTATTTCTTAATGATAAAATGTCGTTAGGAGCATTAACAACTACTCACATAAATAAGCCTTATACCTGGAGCCAGGCTATGGCTGCATTAAATATGCGTCCGGTAAGATGGTTGGATGCTTCGGTTAATTATTCTTATTCAACTTTTGGTTCCAATCTTGGCTGGATGCTGAATATACATCCTAAAGGATTTACATTCTTTGTTGGGTCCGACCGAATGATAACAAATGTTACCCCTCAATACATACCAACCAATAACTTTAATACAAACATTTGTTTTGGATTTAATATTACGTTCGGGCATTGTAGAAACTAG
- the purL gene encoding phosphoribosylformylglycinamidine synthase, which yields MILFFRTPSQSVVAVEADHEFSSEDIKKLSWLLGEANVESEDQLQGYFVGPRKEMITPWSTNAVEITQNMGIEGILRIEEYFPVEDENADRDPMLQRMYKGLNQNVFTTNREPEAIIYIDDLAAYNEKEGLALSQEEMDYLINMEKSMGRKLTDSEVFGFAQINSEHCRHKIFGGTFVIDGKEMESSLFQMIKKTTAENPNKIISAYKDNVAFAEGPVVEQFAPADHSTSDYFQIKDIKTVISLKAETHNFPTTVEPFNGASTGTGGEIRDRMGGGKGSLPIAGTAVYMTSYPRTEEGREWEELLPVREWLYQTPEQILIKASNGASDFGNKFGQPLICGSVLTFEHEENNVRYGYDKVIMLAGGVGYGTKRDCLKGKPETGNKVIVLGGDNYRIGLGGGSVSSVDTGRYSSGIELNAVQRANAEMQKRANNVVRALCEEDENPIVSIHDHGSAGHVNCLSELVEENGGVIHMDKLPIGDKTLSAKEIIANESQERMGLLIKEEAIEHVRKIAERERAPMYVVGETTGDGRFAFEQADGVRPFDLSVDQMFGSSPKTYMIDKTVDTHYENAAYNVDNLDEYLTRVLQLEAVACKDWLTNKVDRSVTGKVARQQCQGEIQLPLSDCGVVALDYRGEKGIATSIGHAPQAALADPAAGSVLAVSEALTNLVWAPLVDGMDSISLSANWMWPCRSMEGEDARLYTAVKALSDFCCGLQINVPTGKDSLSMTQKYPDGSKVVSPGTVIVSAGAEVSDIKKVVSPVLVNDPKSYLYHIDFSFDALKLGGSAFAQSLNKVGDDVPCVQDVEYFRDAFLAVQELVNKGLIMAGHDISAGGLITTLLEMCFANMEGGLEVNLDKMKETDLVKILFAENPGIVIQIKHKAEVEKILEDAGVGFIMIAKPTDERHILVSKDDATYQFGIDYMRDVWYSSSYLLDRKQSMNGCAKARFENYKMQPIEFAFNKEFKGKLSQYGISPDRRTPSGIKAAIIREKGTNGEREMAYSLYLAGFDVKDVTMTDLISGRETLEDINMIVCCGGFSNSDVLGSAKGWAGGFLFNEKAKAALDKFFARKDTLSLGICNGCQLMIELGLINPEHEKKAKMLHNSSHKFESCFVGVTIPTNRSVMFSSLSGSKLGIWVAHGEGKFSLPYEEDKYNVVATYSYDEYPGNPNGSDYSVAALASEDGRHLAMMPHLERAIFPWQNAYYPADRINSDQITPWMEAFVNARKWVEEHK from the coding sequence ATGATTCTTTTTTTCAGAACCCCTTCTCAGAGCGTGGTGGCCGTAGAAGCCGACCATGAATTCTCTTCTGAGGATATCAAAAAACTCAGTTGGCTTTTAGGTGAAGCAAATGTGGAAAGCGAAGACCAGTTACAAGGTTATTTTGTTGGCCCTCGTAAGGAAATGATTACTCCTTGGAGCACAAATGCCGTAGAAATTACTCAGAACATGGGTATTGAAGGTATTCTCCGGATTGAAGAATACTTCCCTGTAGAAGATGAAAACGCAGACCGGGATCCAATGCTGCAACGCATGTACAAAGGTTTGAATCAGAATGTATTTACAACCAATCGTGAGCCTGAAGCTATTATTTACATTGATGATTTAGCTGCTTACAATGAAAAAGAAGGTCTGGCTCTTTCTCAGGAAGAAATGGATTACCTTATCAACATGGAGAAATCCATGGGACGTAAGCTTACGGATTCTGAAGTTTTCGGTTTTGCACAGATTAACTCAGAGCACTGCCGTCACAAAATCTTTGGTGGAACGTTCGTTATCGACGGTAAAGAGATGGAATCTTCACTTTTCCAGATGATTAAAAAGACTACTGCGGAAAATCCAAACAAGATTATTTCTGCATATAAAGACAATGTAGCCTTTGCCGAAGGTCCGGTTGTTGAGCAATTCGCTCCGGCAGATCATTCAACTTCTGATTATTTCCAGATTAAAGATATTAAAACAGTCATTTCTCTAAAGGCTGAAACTCATAACTTCCCAACTACTGTTGAACCTTTCAACGGTGCTTCTACCGGAACTGGTGGTGAAATTCGCGACCGTATGGGGGGAGGAAAAGGTTCTTTACCTATTGCAGGAACTGCTGTATATATGACTTCTTACCCTCGTACCGAGGAAGGACGTGAATGGGAAGAACTTCTTCCGGTTCGCGAATGGTTATACCAAACTCCTGAACAGATTCTTATTAAAGCTTCAAACGGTGCATCCGACTTTGGAAACAAGTTTGGTCAGCCACTTATCTGTGGATCTGTACTTACTTTCGAGCACGAAGAAAACAATGTTCGTTACGGATATGACAAAGTTATTATGCTTGCCGGTGGTGTAGGCTATGGAACAAAACGCGATTGCCTGAAAGGTAAACCTGAAACTGGTAATAAAGTGATTGTTCTTGGTGGTGACAACTACCGCATTGGTCTTGGTGGTGGTTCTGTTTCTTCTGTAGATACAGGACGTTACTCAAGCGGAATCGAACTTAACGCAGTTCAACGTGCAAATGCGGAAATGCAGAAACGTGCCAACAACGTGGTTCGTGCACTTTGCGAAGAAGATGAAAACCCTATTGTATCAATCCACGACCACGGTTCTGCCGGACACGTAAACTGTCTTTCAGAATTAGTTGAAGAAAACGGTGGAGTAATTCACATGGATAAACTTCCTATCGGCGACAAGACTTTATCTGCAAAAGAAATTATTGCAAATGAGTCTCAGGAACGTATGGGATTATTAATAAAGGAAGAAGCTATCGAACATGTTCGTAAGATTGCCGAACGTGAACGTGCCCCAATGTATGTTGTAGGTGAAACCACCGGCGACGGTCGCTTCGCATTTGAACAGGCTGACGGTGTTCGTCCATTCGACTTATCAGTTGATCAGATGTTCGGAAGTTCCCCTAAGACTTATATGATAGATAAGACTGTTGATACTCATTACGAGAATGCAGCTTACAACGTAGATAATCTTGATGAATATCTTACCCGCGTTCTTCAGCTTGAAGCTGTAGCATGTAAGGACTGGTTGACTAACAAGGTTGACCGTTCTGTAACTGGTAAGGTTGCACGTCAGCAATGCCAGGGTGAAATTCAATTGCCACTAAGCGACTGTGGAGTTGTAGCTCTTGATTATAGAGGAGAAAAAGGTATCGCAACTTCAATTGGTCATGCACCTCAGGCTGCTTTAGCCGATCCTGCTGCCGGTTCCGTTCTTGCTGTATCCGAAGCTCTTACCAATCTTGTGTGGGCTCCTCTTGTAGATGGTATGGATAGTATTTCTTTATCTGCCAACTGGATGTGGCCTTGCCGCTCTATGGAGGGTGAAGATGCACGTCTTTACACTGCAGTAAAAGCATTGTCTGATTTCTGTTGTGGCCTGCAAATTAACGTACCAACAGGTAAGGACTCCTTGTCAATGACTCAGAAATACCCAGACGGAAGTAAAGTTGTTTCTCCTGGAACAGTTATCGTTTCTGCCGGAGCCGAGGTTTCTGACATCAAGAAAGTGGTTTCTCCAGTATTGGTTAACGATCCGAAAAGTTATTTATACCATATAGACTTCAGTTTCGATGCTTTGAAACTTGGAGGTTCGGCATTTGCTCAATCACTTAATAAAGTGGGCGACGATGTGCCATGCGTACAAGATGTAGAATACTTCCGTGATGCATTCCTGGCAGTTCAGGAATTAGTGAACAAAGGATTAATCATGGCCGGACACGATATCTCTGCCGGTGGTTTAATTACTACTTTACTTGAAATGTGCTTCGCAAATATGGAAGGTGGTCTTGAAGTTAATCTGGATAAGATGAAAGAAACAGACTTGGTTAAGATCTTGTTTGCAGAAAATCCGGGTATCGTTATTCAGATAAAACACAAAGCAGAAGTAGAAAAGATTCTTGAAGATGCAGGTGTAGGCTTTATCATGATTGCCAAACCAACCGACGAACGTCATATCCTTGTTTCGAAAGATGATGCTACTTACCAGTTTGGTATTGATTATATGCGCGATGTATGGTACTCTTCTTCATACTTGCTCGACAGAAAACAATCCATGAACGGTTGTGCTAAAGCTCGTTTCGAGAACTACAAGATGCAACCAATAGAGTTTGCATTCAATAAAGAATTCAAAGGCAAACTTTCTCAATATGGTATCTCACCTGATCGCCGCACTCCTAGTGGAATAAAGGCAGCTATCATCCGTGAAAAAGGAACCAACGGTGAGCGTGAAATGGCTTACTCATTATATCTTGCAGGATTTGATGTGAAGGATGTAACCATGACCGACCTTATCAGTGGCCGCGAAACATTGGAAGATATTAATATGATTGTATGTTGCGGTGGTTTCTCAAACTCAGACGTACTTGGTTCTGCGAAGGGATGGGCCGGAGGATTCTTGTTCAACGAAAAAGCAAAAGCAGCTCTTGATAAGTTCTTCGCTCGTAAAGACACATTAAGTCTTGGTATCTGTAATGGTTGCCAGTTAATGATTGAACTTGGCTTAATCAATCCGGAACATGAGAAAAAAGCAAAGATGCTGCATAATAGCTCTCATAAGTTCGAGTCATGCTTTGTCGGAGTTACTATTCCAACCAATCGCAGCGTAATGTTTAGTTCATTAAGCGGATCAAAACTTGGTATTTGGGTAGCTCATGGTGAAGGTAAGTTCTCATTGCCTTATGAAGAAGATAAATACAATGTAGTAGCAACATACTCTTATGACGAGTATCCGGGTAATCCAAATGGTTCTGATTACAGCGTAGCAGCTCTAGCTTCAGAAGACGGACGCCACTTAGCTATGATGCCTCACCTGGAACGTGCAATTTTCCCTTGGCAGAATGCATATTATCCGGCTGACAGAATAAATAGCGATCAGATAACTCCATGGATGGAAGCATTTGTTAATGCGCGTAAATGGGTTGAAGAACACAAATAA
- a CDS encoding peptide chain release factor 3 yields MLDEIKRRRTFAIISHPDAGKTTLTEKLLLFGGQIQVAGAVKSNKIKKTATSDWMEIEKQRGISVTTSVMEFDYRDYKVNILDTPGHQDFAEDTFRTLTAVDSVIIVVDGAKGVEAQTRKLMEVCRMRNTPVIVFINKMDREGRDPFDLLDEIESELQIRVRPLSWPIEQGIRFKGVYNIYEGKLDLYQPSKQVVTEKVEVSIDSEDLDKNIGKPLADKLRTDLELIDGVYPEFDINEYLSAEIAPVFFGSALNNFGVQELLDCFVEIAPSPRPVVAEERTVEPEEEKFTGFIFKITANIDPNHRSCVAFCKVCSGKFVRNAPYKHIRHGKTMRFSSPTQFMAQKKSTIDEAYPGDIIGLPDTGNFKIGDTLTEGEELHFKGLPSFSPEMFKYIENADPMKTKQLNKGVDQLMDEGVAQLFVNQFNGRKIIGTVGQLQFEVIQYRLLNEYNAACRWEPLSLYKACWVESDNKEELEAFKKRKYQFMAKDREGRDVFLADSNYVLQMAQMDFKSIKFHFTSEF; encoded by the coding sequence ATGCTTGACGAAATAAAAAGAAGGCGTACTTTCGCTATTATCTCTCACCCGGATGCGGGTAAAACTACATTAACGGAAAAGCTTCTTCTGTTTGGAGGGCAAATTCAGGTTGCTGGGGCTGTGAAGTCTAATAAGATTAAGAAAACGGCAACTTCCGACTGGATGGAGATTGAAAAACAACGTGGTATCTCTGTAACTACTTCTGTGATGGAGTTTGATTACCGTGACTATAAAGTGAATATTCTGGATACTCCGGGTCACCAGGATTTTGCTGAAGATACATTCCGTACGCTGACTGCTGTAGATAGTGTAATTATTGTTGTTGACGGTGCAAAGGGTGTTGAGGCGCAGACTCGTAAATTGATGGAAGTCTGCCGAATGAGAAACACTCCGGTAATTGTCTTTATAAATAAAATGGACCGTGAAGGACGCGATCCTTTCGATTTGCTGGATGAAATTGAATCCGAATTACAAATCAGAGTTCGCCCATTAAGCTGGCCTATTGAACAAGGTATTCGCTTTAAAGGTGTTTATAATATCTATGAAGGCAAACTTGATCTTTACCAACCAAGCAAACAGGTTGTTACAGAAAAGGTAGAGGTTAGCATTGATAGTGAAGATCTGGATAAAAATATAGGGAAACCTCTGGCAGATAAACTTCGTACAGACTTGGAACTGATTGATGGAGTCTATCCGGAATTTGATATCAATGAATATCTTAGTGCTGAGATAGCTCCTGTCTTTTTTGGTTCTGCCCTTAATAATTTCGGGGTACAGGAATTGCTTGATTGCTTTGTAGAAATTGCTCCATCTCCTCGTCCGGTAGTAGCTGAAGAGAGAACAGTAGAACCTGAAGAAGAAAAGTTCACAGGTTTTATCTTTAAGATTACAGCTAATATTGATCCAAACCACCGTTCTTGTGTGGCTTTCTGTAAAGTGTGCTCAGGTAAGTTTGTGCGCAACGCACCTTATAAACATATCCGTCACGGAAAAACCATGCGTTTCTCTTCGCCAACACAATTCATGGCTCAGAAGAAAAGTACAATTGATGAGGCTTATCCTGGCGATATTATCGGTTTGCCGGATACTGGTAACTTTAAAATCGGTGATACTTTAACAGAGGGTGAAGAACTACACTTCAAAGGCTTGCCTAGCTTCTCTCCGGAAATGTTTAAATACATCGAGAATGCTGATCCAATGAAAACGAAACAGCTCAATAAAGGTGTTGATCAGCTAATGGATGAAGGTGTTGCTCAGTTGTTCGTTAACCAGTTCAATGGTCGTAAGATTATTGGTACGGTAGGGCAATTGCAGTTTGAAGTAATACAATACCGTTTACTTAACGAATACAATGCTGCTTGTCGTTGGGAACCATTAAGCCTTTATAAAGCTTGCTGGGTAGAAAGCGATAACAAAGAAGAATTAGAAGCTTTCAAAAAACGTAAATATCAGTTCATGGCTAAGGATAGAGAAGGCAGAGATGTTTTCCTTGCCGATAGTAACTATGTACTTCAGATGGCGCAAATGGACTTTAAGAGCATTAAGTTCCATTTCACTAGTGAGTTTTAA